In Anaerolineae bacterium, the genomic window GCGTGGCGGCGTTATTCACCCTGGCCCGCCTCACCTTGCGTTCAGTTCGCCTCAGCCTGCTGGCCGCAGCCCTGCTGGCTCTCAATCCCTTGCAAATCTGGCTGGCCCAAGACTTGCGCTCTTATCCCATTTTTACCCTGCTGGGTCTGCTCTCATCGTGGGCTTTATGGTTGGCCCTCAACCCCAAAACCCAACGTACCGCAAAACCCAATTCTCCTTTTTCCCTCCCCTGGTTTCTTTACATTTTTTTTACCACTGCCTGCCTGTACATCCACTACTACACTGTTTTTTTCATTGCCTTTCAAGGCTTGTTTGTGTTGCTCAATTTCCAAAAATACTGGAGCCAAAAGTGGCCCTGGCTTGCCTCCCAAATGGCTATTGGTCTTTTAATCATTCCCGGCCTATACCTGGCTTCCCACTTGTGGGGGCAGGCTGCCGGCGGCATTGACGTGCTTTCCACCGCCGACATCCTGCGCCTGACCTCCACCGCCCTGCTCACCGGCTTCACCATAGATTCAACTCGCGGCCTGTGGGCCAGCCTATTGTTGGCCCCGGTGTGGCTAATGGGCCTGATCACCTTGCTGCGGCGGAATTTTACCACCGGTACATTTTGGGGCCTGTTTTTTGCCGGACCGGTTTTGGGCGTCATTGCCCTGTCCATTGGCCAGCCATTTTTTAAAGAACGGTTTCTCATCCAGGCTCACCCGGCCTTTGAGTTATTGTTGGCCGCCGGCTTTTTGGCCTTGTGGCAACTAAACAAACCGTCGTCCGGGCCGCAATCCACCCTCCGCCATACCCTGCGACCGTTGGCCCTTATTTCTCCCCTTCTCCTGTCCGCCCTGCTTTATTTTAATCTCTTGGCCCTACAAAACTACTTTACCAACCCTCTTTATGCCAAAGCCCCGCCCTGGCATTTGTACCACCATTACGTGAGCGACAACGCCCGCCCCGAAGATTTGATGCTGACCAACTTTCCCGAAGCGGCCGTGAGTTATTACAGTCCCGCTGCCTTACCCTTCCGCGTTATCCCCGACGAGCGCGACCGCTCAACCGCAGCCCGGCTGGCCGAGATTGAAAGCGTGGCTAACCAGTTTCGTCGCATCTGGTTTTTGCCCCTGCTGCGGCAGGGTTTTGACGAGCAGGGCGACGTGCTCAATTGGCTCGACCGCCACGCCGACCGCGTTGATCAAACCTTTTTCCCTGTTTTTCACGTCAACCTCTACCTCACCCCCCCCGCCATTGCAAATGCCTTGGTCGGCCAACCGGCCGCCTTTGCCCACGGTGTTCGCCTGCGGGGTTATCAAATTTTTAATAAAGCAGGCGACTCTCGCCTTACCGGCATGCCCGGCGAAAAAACCCATCTTTTAACCCTGGAACCCGGCGATGAATTTACCCTTTCTCTCTATTGGCAGGCCAATGGCCCTACCCCTACACCTTACACCGTCTTTACCCACCTCATTGCCGCCAATGGCTTTAACCAGGCCGGCCAGGATAACCAGCCGGTTTGGGGTACCTATCCCACCACCGCCTGGCAGCCCGGCGAAAAAATCACCGACAAATACACCCTGACCCTCCCTCAAGGTCTCCCCTCCGGCGACTACCGGCTGCACGTTGGCTGGTACCAGGCCGATACCCTGGCGCGGACGCCCGTTTTAGCCGAGGACGGCCGGCCGCTTGACGATCACCTTATCTTGAGTATCATCATTCGGGTTGAATAACCCCAAAAACCGGGATTGCAAACATTGAAAGTAACTACCTTGCTCCCGCAAACGGCAAAATTAAATACCCCTTTTTTCTTCGTGCTCCTGCTTCACCTCGTTCTGGCTCTGGCCTATTCCAGCCTGGTTCCCCTGGGCGAAGCGCCCGATGAATCGGCCCACCTGGGTTATGCCCGTTTTATAGCCAACCATGGCCGCCTGCCGGCCACCCTGGCCGAACGCCGGGAGGCCGATTATCGCGCCGACTTTCCGCCGCTTTATTATCTGCTCATTGCCCGGCCCCTGGCCGCGGTGGGCGATGCGCCGCCCACCCAGCTCAAATCCTTTGGCGACAGCCCGCGCCGGCTCATTCCCTTCAACGGCCAAACCAGCGCCGCCTTCATCCACACCGCCGACGAAGCCTGGCCCTGGCAGGGCCTCACCCTGGGTTGGCACCTGAGCCGCTTTGTCTCTGTTCTATTCTCCACGCTGGCCCTCATTCCCACTTACCTCATCGCCCGGCGGTTAACGGGCCAACGTCGCCTGGCCGCGTGCGCCGCCGGCCTGCAAGCCTTTACGCCCCAGGTGCTCTTTGTGGGCAGCGTGCTCAACGAAGACAGCCTGCTCATTTTTCTCACCGGCCTTATTTTGTTGGCCCTTATTGGCTATACCACCCCCCCCCCGGCTGCCCGGCTTAAGCCATACCTTTGTGTTGGGCTTGCTGCTGGGCCTGGCCGGCATGTCAAAATATAACGCCCTGCCTCTCTGTCCCCTGGTGGGGGGGTGGGGCTTTTGGCTGGCCTGCCAAAAATGGAGAGATAAAACCGGCAGCCTATCCGCCA contains:
- a CDS encoding glycosyltransferase family 39 protein, with the translated sequence MKTKTVSRIFSRIAQYASRARFLILLILLLAFFLRAYQLDQQALRGDEAATVHYSALPVSLLWELSRVTDPHPPLYYLLLHPWQWLLGKEAWLMRFTGVIAGVLSVAALFTLARLTLRSVRLSLLAAALLALNPLQIWLAQDLRSYPIFTLLGLLSSWALWLALNPKTQRTAKPNSPFSLPWFLYIFFTTACLYIHYYTVFFIAFQGLFVLLNFQKYWSQKWPWLASQMAIGLLIIPGLYLASHLWGQAAGGIDVLSTADILRLTSTALLTGFTIDSTRGLWASLLLAPVWLMGLITLLRRNFTTGTFWGLFFAGPVLGVIALSIGQPFFKERFLIQAHPAFELLLAAGFLALWQLNKPSSGPQSTLRHTLRPLALISPLLLSALLYFNLLALQNYFTNPLYAKAPPWHLYHHYVSDNARPEDLMLTNFPEAAVSYYSPAALPFRVIPDERDRSTAARLAEIESVANQFRRIWFLPLLRQGFDEQGDVLNWLDRHADRVDQTFFPVFHVNLYLTPPAIANALVGQPAAFAHGVRLRGYQIFNKAGDSRLTGMPGEKTHLLTLEPGDEFTLSLYWQANGPTPTPYTVFTHLIAANGFNQAGQDNQPVWGTYPTTAWQPGEKITDKYTLTLPQGLPSGDYRLHVGWYQADTLARTPVLAEDGRPLDDHLILSIIIRVE
- a CDS encoding glycosyltransferase family 39 protein encodes the protein MKVTTLLPQTAKLNTPFFFVLLLHLVLALAYSSLVPLGEAPDESAHLGYARFIANHGRLPATLAERREADYRADFPPLYYLLIARPLAAVGDAPPTQLKSFGDSPRRLIPFNGQTSAAFIHTADEAWPWQGLTLGWHLSRFVSVLFSTLALIPTYLIARRLTGQRRLAACAAGLQAFTPQVLFVGSVLNEDSLLIFLTGLILLALIGYTTPPPAARLKPYLCVGLAAGPGRHVKI